From a single bacterium genomic region:
- a CDS encoding DUF3536 domain-containing protein, whose translation MPPGTAAARLVCVHGHFYQPPRENPWLEAVEVEDSARPYHDWNARVTAECYAPNGASRVLDSERRILRIANNYRRISFNIGPTLAAWMERAAPDAYAPIVAADRESTRERDGHGNAIAQVYNHMILPLATRRDKETQVRWGIADFLHRFGRRPEGMWLPETAVDTETLEVLAAQGITFTILAPTQAARVRPPDGEWTDVSGGRIDPRRPYVCPLPSGGRIALFFYDGTIAHGVAFEGLLNSGDAFAARLLGAFAAGDPGPQLVHIATDGESYGHHHPFGEMALTYALAMIEAQGRARVVNCAEVLAQRPPDHEVQIAEPTSWSCAHGVERWRSDCGCRAGHPGWSQAWRRPLRETLDWLRDRLGEAFERHGPRYLRDPWAARDAYIDVVLDRWPDSVEAFFALQGRPDLDDAGRIAALRLLEMQRHAMLMFTSCGWFFDEVSGIESVQVIKYAARALQLAEEFGERLEDEFTRRLAEAKSNVPRWRDGTTVYRRLVRPSFVTLPRVVAHYAISSLFEPYADTEELFCFTVRRHDARRENGGAHVLAMGLVTATSQITSESATAAYAVLHLGGHDIQCGVRADATPEWYEAMKRGVGDALLEHGASAAVRMLDAQFGGSLYGLRDLFKEERRKILELLMEERLGRFEGVYDALYEESRPLISFMRDSDVPVPPAFQMAAEATLIRRMTAELRSAVTEPLSDRAFDLATEMAAFDLPGHWTDGSPLLRRAIEARAEGLRRRPLGPDLDQVHRLLDLAEALGIAPNLWQVQNTYHAAAMSHRDELRDTDDASDRTALFWKLGERLHFNLDALRGAAV comes from the coding sequence ATGCCCCCGGGGACCGCGGCCGCACGGCTCGTCTGCGTGCACGGGCATTTCTATCAGCCGCCGCGCGAGAACCCGTGGCTCGAGGCCGTCGAGGTCGAGGACTCGGCGCGACCCTACCACGACTGGAACGCCCGGGTGACGGCGGAGTGTTACGCGCCGAACGGCGCCTCCCGCGTGCTCGACAGCGAGCGGCGCATCCTCCGCATCGCCAACAACTACCGCCGCATCAGCTTCAACATCGGTCCCACGCTCGCCGCCTGGATGGAGCGCGCGGCGCCGGACGCCTACGCGCCGATCGTCGCCGCGGACCGCGAGAGCACTCGGGAGCGCGACGGACACGGCAACGCGATCGCGCAGGTCTACAACCACATGATCCTGCCGCTCGCGACGCGCCGGGACAAGGAGACGCAGGTGCGCTGGGGGATCGCAGACTTCCTCCACCGCTTCGGCCGCCGGCCGGAGGGCATGTGGCTGCCCGAGACCGCGGTGGACACGGAGACCCTCGAAGTGCTGGCCGCGCAGGGCATCACGTTCACGATCCTCGCGCCGACCCAGGCGGCCCGCGTCCGGCCCCCGGACGGCGAGTGGACCGACGTGAGCGGCGGCCGGATCGATCCCCGGCGGCCGTACGTCTGCCCGCTGCCGAGCGGCGGGCGCATCGCGCTCTTCTTCTACGACGGTACCATCGCCCACGGGGTCGCCTTCGAAGGCCTGCTCAACAGCGGCGACGCGTTCGCGGCCCGGCTGCTCGGCGCCTTCGCCGCCGGCGACCCTGGCCCCCAGCTCGTGCACATCGCGACGGACGGCGAATCGTACGGCCACCACCACCCCTTCGGGGAGATGGCCCTGACCTATGCCCTCGCCATGATCGAGGCGCAGGGCCGGGCGCGCGTCGTGAACTGCGCCGAGGTCCTGGCGCAGCGCCCGCCGGACCACGAGGTGCAGATCGCCGAGCCGACGAGCTGGTCGTGCGCGCACGGCGTCGAGCGGTGGCGCTCGGACTGCGGCTGCCGGGCCGGGCACCCGGGGTGGTCGCAGGCGTGGCGGCGGCCGCTGCGGGAGACGCTCGACTGGCTGCGCGACCGGCTGGGCGAGGCGTTCGAGCGGCACGGGCCGCGCTATCTCCGCGATCCGTGGGCGGCGCGCGACGCCTACATCGACGTCGTCCTGGACCGCTGGCCGGACAGCGTCGAAGCGTTCTTTGCGCTGCAGGGCCGGCCGGACCTCGACGACGCCGGGCGGATCGCCGCGCTGCGGCTCCTCGAGATGCAGCGGCACGCGATGCTCATGTTCACGTCGTGCGGCTGGTTCTTCGACGAGGTGTCGGGCATCGAATCCGTCCAGGTGATCAAGTACGCGGCGCGCGCGCTGCAGCTGGCCGAGGAGTTCGGCGAACGGCTCGAAGACGAGTTCACCCGCCGGCTCGCCGAGGCCAAGAGCAACGTACCCCGGTGGCGCGACGGCACGACGGTGTACCGCCGCCTGGTGCGGCCGTCGTTCGTCACGCTGCCGCGGGTCGTGGCCCACTACGCGATCAGCTCGCTGTTCGAGCCCTACGCGGACACGGAAGAGCTGTTCTGCTTCACCGTGCGGCGGCACGACGCCCGGCGCGAGAACGGCGGCGCCCACGTGCTGGCGATGGGGCTCGTCACCGCCACGTCCCAGATCACGAGCGAGTCCGCCACCGCGGCCTACGCCGTGCTCCACCTCGGCGGCCACGACATCCAGTGCGGCGTGCGGGCGGACGCGACGCCGGAATGGTACGAGGCGATGAAGCGCGGGGTGGGGGACGCGCTGCTCGAGCACGGAGCGAGCGCCGCGGTGCGCATGTTGGACGCCCAGTTCGGCGGGTCGCTCTACGGCCTCCGCGACCTGTTCAAGGAGGAACGCCGCAAGATCCTCGAGTTGCTGATGGAGGAGCGCCTCGGACGGTTCGAAGGGGTCTACGACGCGCTGTACGAGGAGTCCCGGCCCCTGATCAGCTTCATGCGCGACTCGGACGTACCCGTCCCGCCGGCGTTCCAGATGGCGGCCGAGGCGACGCTGATCCGGCGCATGACCGCGGAGCTCCGGAGCGCGGTCACGGAGCCGCTGTCGGACCGCGCCTTCGACCTGGCCACGGAGATGGCCGCGTTCGACCTCCCCGGGCACTGGACCGACGGCTCCCCCCTGCTTCGCCGCGCGATCGAGGCCCGCGCGGAGGGCCTGCGGCGGCGGCCGCTCGGTCCCGACCTCGATCAGGTCCACCGGCTGCTGGATCTGGCCGAGGCCCTCGGCATCGCCCCCAACCTGTGGCAGGTCCAAAACACCTATCACGCCGCGGCGATGTCGCATCGCGACGAGCTGCGCGACACCGACGACGCGTCGGATCGCACAGCACTCTTCTGGAAGCTCGGCGAGCGCCTCCACTTCAACCTGGACGCGCTGCGCGGCGCCGCTGTCTAG
- a CDS encoding nitroreductase family deazaflavin-dependent oxidoreductase: protein MLLGATRLFNPLVLLLAGTRFLPLYGVITHRGRRSGRTFRTPVVVRPAGDGFLIPMPWGEHTDWYRNVRAAGGCVIRWKSRAYSVEHPEVVDAAAAAAAGLGAVERAVMGRFGIGHCLRVRHRG from the coding sequence GTGCTGCTCGGCGCAACTCGACTGTTCAATCCGCTCGTGCTGCTGCTCGCCGGCACGCGGTTCCTGCCTCTGTACGGCGTGATCACGCACCGCGGCCGCCGCTCCGGGAGAACGTTCCGCACCCCGGTCGTCGTGCGGCCGGCCGGCGACGGGTTCCTCATCCCGATGCCCTGGGGCGAGCACACCGACTGGTACCGCAATGTGCGCGCGGCAGGCGGGTGCGTGATCCGCTGGAAAAGCCGTGCGTACTCCGTCGAGCACCCCGAGGTGGTCGACGCCGCCGCGGCGGCCGCCGCGGGCCTCGGCGCCGTCGAGCGGGCCGTGATGGGCCGTTTCGGGATCGGCCACTGTTTGCGGGTGCGCCACCGAGGCTAG
- a CDS encoding DoxX family protein, with amino-acid sequence MFTAYVVVTLLAVAANAFSGVAALVHFRPIVPAMVKAGVPESWLTFPIGTFKTAGAAGLLLGVIGVPLIGTAAAIGLILFFVCAIYTHVRAGDYSPQFGLAIGFLLLAVAALVLDLAIAGVSIHDHLR; translated from the coding sequence ATGTTTACCGCCTACGTCGTTGTCACCCTCCTCGCCGTCGCCGCGAACGCCTTTTCGGGCGTCGCCGCCCTCGTCCACTTCAGGCCGATCGTCCCCGCCATGGTCAAGGCAGGCGTGCCGGAATCCTGGCTGACCTTCCCGATAGGCACCTTCAAAACAGCGGGCGCGGCCGGACTGCTGCTCGGCGTCATCGGCGTGCCACTGATCGGAACGGCTGCCGCAATCGGCCTCATCCTGTTCTTCGTCTGTGCCATCTACACCCACGTGCGTGCGGGCGACTATTCCCCGCAGTTCGGCTTGGCGATCGGGTTCTTGCTGCTGGCCGTGGCCGCGCTCGTGTTGGACCTGGCCATTGCCGGCGTAAGCATTCACGACCACCTTCGATGA
- a CDS encoding RNA polymerase sigma-70 factor produces MSTAQGGHAAVFQEYRPLLFSLAYRMLGSATEAEDIVQDTYLRFQPAPLEGIESPKAYLSAIVIRLCLNHLTSARVRRETYVGPWLPEPVLDAAHPELAGPEADTISLAFLVLLERLTPAERAVFLLREVFEYEYDEIATILDRSEVACRKLFSRAREHIAEHRPRYEASPDEHRRLLEQFMRAARTGDLDGLMTMLADEVTVWADGGGKVPGAALRPVHGRLNAARFLIGVTARFAPADARYAVANVNGKPTLLVQRAGGTPFAVVSIEVDHDRIRTVWAIGNPDKLRAV; encoded by the coding sequence GTGAGCACGGCGCAGGGCGGCCACGCCGCCGTCTTCCAGGAGTACCGTCCGCTGCTCTTCTCGCTGGCGTACCGGATGCTCGGCAGCGCGACGGAGGCCGAAGACATCGTGCAGGATACCTACCTGCGCTTTCAGCCGGCGCCCTTGGAGGGCATCGAGTCGCCGAAAGCCTACCTCTCCGCGATTGTGATCCGGTTGTGCCTCAACCACCTCACCTCGGCGCGGGTCCGGCGGGAGACGTACGTCGGCCCGTGGCTGCCGGAACCGGTGCTGGACGCGGCGCATCCCGAACTGGCCGGGCCCGAGGCCGACACGATTTCGCTCGCGTTTCTGGTGCTCCTGGAGCGGCTGACGCCCGCGGAGCGGGCCGTGTTTCTTCTGCGCGAGGTCTTCGAGTACGAGTATGACGAGATCGCCACGATCCTCGACCGCTCCGAGGTCGCCTGTCGCAAGCTGTTCAGCCGCGCGCGGGAGCACATCGCCGAGCACCGCCCGCGGTATGAGGCCAGTCCCGACGAGCACCGCCGCCTGCTGGAACAGTTCATGCGCGCGGCCCGCACCGGCGACCTCGACGGCCTGATGACGATGCTCGCGGACGAGGTGACGGTGTGGGCCGACGGGGGCGGCAAGGTGCCGGGCGCGGCGCTGCGGCCGGTGCACGGCCGCCTGAATGCGGCGCGGTTCCTGATCGGCGTGACCGCGCGGTTCGCGCCCGCCGACGCGCGGTATGCGGTGGCCAACGTGAACGGGAAACCAACGCTTCTGGTGCAGCGGGCGGGCGGAACGCCGTTTGCTGTGGTCAGCATCGAGGTCGATCACGACCGGATTCGGACGGTGTGGGCAATCGGGAATCCGGACAAATTGCGGGCGGTCTAA
- a CDS encoding metalloregulator ArsR/SmtB family transcription factor: MVEYPHRTLDTVFAAVADPTRRAILDALARGPARITEIARPFPLSLNAVSKHVKILERAGLVRRDVVGREHYCHLDPRPLRRATAWLEHHRAFWEARLDALERHVASTRGRPRPGVPRIDRP, from the coding sequence ATGGTTGAATATCCGCACCGAACGCTCGATACCGTGTTTGCCGCGGTGGCGGACCCGACGCGGCGCGCCATCCTCGACGCGCTCGCCCGCGGCCCCGCCAGGATCACCGAGATCGCCCGGCCCTTTCCGCTGTCCCTCAACGCCGTGTCCAAGCACGTCAAGATCCTGGAGCGCGCGGGGCTGGTCCGGCGCGACGTCGTGGGCCGGGAGCACTACTGCCACCTGGATCCCCGGCCCCTGCGCCGCGCCACCGCCTGGCTCGAGCACCACCGCGCGTTCTGGGAGGCGCGTCTCGACGCGCTCGAGCGGCACGTCGCATCGACCCGCGGGCGTCCGCGCCCCGGCGTCCCGCGGATCGACCGGCCGTAG
- a CDS encoding SRPBCC domain-containing protein, whose translation MAADEERRDRLVVRKVIPAPREEVFAPWIDPESLRDWMCPGDMLTADAQIDARVGGAFRIVMKDATRAVHHTGEYLILEPPSKLVFTWISSSTGNRPTLVTVELFEHGDACEVVLTHDRFVDPGEVRRHTRGWGSILDKLADRFARQGGTAR comes from the coding sequence ATGGCGGCCGACGAGGAACGCCGAGACCGGCTGGTGGTGCGGAAAGTCATCCCCGCGCCCCGCGAGGAGGTCTTCGCGCCGTGGATCGATCCGGAGAGCCTCCGGGACTGGATGTGCCCCGGAGACATGCTGACCGCCGACGCGCAGATCGACGCGCGGGTCGGCGGCGCGTTCCGGATCGTGATGAAGGACGCCACGCGGGCCGTCCACCACACCGGAGAGTACCTGATCCTCGAGCCGCCCTCGAAGCTCGTCTTCACGTGGATTTCCAGCAGCACCGGCAACCGGCCGACGCTCGTGACCGTCGAGCTCTTCGAGCACGGCGACGCCTGCGAAGTGGTCCTCACCCACGACCGCTTCGTGGATCCCGGCGAGGTACGCCGTCACACCCGCGGCTGGGGCAGCATCCTCGACAAACTGGCGGACCGGTTTGCGCGGCAAGGAGGCACGGCGCGATGA
- a CDS encoding thioredoxin family protein, with product MPERHTIVSHDRWLEARRKFLVKEKAFTRLRDRLSAQRRALPWERVDKKYVFDGPDGKETLAALFEGRHQLVVYHFMFLPEWHAGCPSCSFWADNFDDNIVHLAHRDVTMVAISRAPYRKLAAYKKRMGWQFKWLSSFGNDFNFDYQASFRPDALARGRALYNFKIQNPGISDREGVSVFYKTKGAVFHTYSAYARGIDMLNTAYHYLDLVPKGRDEAGHAFTQFWVRRHDEYDRPARRR from the coding sequence ATGCCGGAACGTCACACGATCGTGTCCCACGACAGGTGGCTGGAGGCGCGTCGGAAGTTCCTCGTCAAAGAGAAGGCGTTCACGCGGCTGCGCGACCGGCTGAGCGCGCAACGCCGCGCGCTTCCCTGGGAGCGCGTCGACAAAAAGTACGTGTTCGACGGCCCGGACGGCAAAGAGACGCTGGCGGCATTGTTCGAGGGCCGCCATCAATTGGTCGTCTATCACTTCATGTTTCTCCCGGAGTGGCACGCCGGGTGCCCGAGCTGCTCGTTCTGGGCCGACAACTTTGACGACAATATCGTGCATCTCGCCCACCGCGACGTCACGATGGTCGCCATCTCCCGCGCGCCATATCGGAAACTGGCGGCCTACAAGAAGCGGATGGGCTGGCAGTTCAAGTGGCTCTCCTCGTTCGGCAACGACTTCAATTTCGACTACCAGGCCTCGTTCCGGCCGGACGCATTGGCCAGGGGACGCGCCCTGTATAACTTCAAGATCCAAAACCCGGGCATATCGGACCGTGAAGGGGTCAGCGTCTTCTATAAGACGAAGGGCGCTGTGTTTCACACTTACTCGGCCTACGCCCGCGGGATCGACATGTTGAACACGGCCTACCACTACCTCGATCTCGTGCCCAAGGGCCGGGACGAGGCCGGCCACGCCTTCACGCAGTTTTGGGTCCGGCGGCACGACGAATACGACCGGCCCGCCCGCCGGCGATAG
- a CDS encoding DEAD/DEAH box helicase, whose protein sequence is MNLAAVLEELRGDPRYRDQIVHEESFPARPGRYADPARPLPAPLAHALRERGVARLYAHQAAALDAARDGASVIVTTGTASGKTLCYLLPVLETLVRDPDARALFIYPTKALAQDQADAIGEFGSLLPGLVYGTYDGDTPADERRRLRQAGRILLTNPDMLHVGILPQHFRWWRPFLRSLRYVVVDDMHVYRGVFGSHVALVLRRLWRACRVNGADPQVICTSATIANPEEFGGRLTGRPLRLIADDAAPRGPRRFVLWNPPVVGRAEMRRRSPYAEAAWLFASLVRQAVRTIVFAKARKITELIYRYATDALAEQPEVAARVSPYRAGYLPKERRAIEQRLFRGDLLGVVSTSALELGIDVGALDAAVMVGYPGTMASVWQRAGRAGRGTGEALAVLIALEDALDQYLMRRPAYFFGRPVEHATVDPENPYILAAHLRCAAAELALAPVDGALFGPRMVEVATALDGLGELVRRRDKWHLRSGTYPARHVDIRAASGDTYRIVEATSRRLIGTVDASRAFEQVHAGAIYLHQGEAYRVARLDLEARLALVERNDGGYYTEARVLTDLAILGERASRPAGGDTGAVACFGDVRVTQQVVEYRRKQLTSETVLGVHPLDMPEEELRTTALWLVLPPSLARDVEDRGLDLAGGIHAVEHAAIGLLPLFAMCDRWDIGGVSYPVHPETGRATIFIYDGYPGGVGVTEKGYELLDGLLARTLEVIDSCPCEAGCPSCIQSPKCGNLNEPLDKGAAVLLLRALIREPSA, encoded by the coding sequence ATGAACCTCGCCGCCGTCCTCGAGGAACTCCGCGGCGATCCCCGCTACCGCGACCAGATTGTGCACGAGGAGAGTTTCCCGGCGCGACCGGGGCGGTATGCCGACCCGGCGCGGCCCCTCCCCGCGCCGCTGGCTCATGCACTTCGCGAACGCGGCGTCGCCCGGCTCTACGCGCATCAGGCGGCGGCGCTCGACGCGGCGCGCGACGGGGCGTCGGTCATCGTCACGACCGGGACCGCGAGCGGCAAGACGCTGTGCTACCTGCTGCCCGTCCTCGAGACGCTCGTCCGGGATCCCGACGCCCGCGCGCTGTTCATCTATCCGACAAAGGCGCTCGCGCAGGATCAGGCCGATGCGATCGGCGAGTTCGGCTCGCTGCTCCCCGGGCTCGTCTACGGGACGTACGACGGCGACACGCCGGCCGACGAGCGCCGCCGGCTGCGGCAGGCGGGGCGGATCCTCCTCACCAATCCCGACATGCTGCACGTCGGGATCCTCCCGCAGCACTTCCGGTGGTGGCGGCCGTTCCTCCGCTCGCTGCGCTACGTGGTCGTGGACGACATGCACGTGTACCGCGGCGTGTTCGGCAGCCACGTGGCACTCGTGCTGCGGCGCCTGTGGCGGGCCTGCCGGGTCAACGGCGCCGATCCCCAGGTGATCTGCACGTCGGCGACCATCGCCAACCCGGAGGAGTTCGGCGGGCGGCTCACCGGCCGGCCGCTGCGGCTCATCGCGGACGACGCCGCGCCCCGCGGGCCTCGCCGTTTCGTGCTGTGGAATCCGCCGGTGGTTGGCCGCGCCGAGATGCGGCGGCGCAGTCCGTACGCGGAGGCCGCCTGGCTGTTCGCTTCGCTCGTCCGGCAGGCCGTGCGCACGATCGTGTTTGCCAAGGCCCGTAAGATCACCGAACTGATTTATCGGTACGCGACGGACGCCCTGGCCGAGCAGCCCGAGGTGGCCGCCCGCGTGAGCCCGTACCGGGCCGGGTACCTGCCGAAGGAACGGCGGGCGATCGAGCAGCGGCTCTTTCGCGGCGACCTGCTCGGCGTCGTCAGCACGAGCGCGCTCGAGCTCGGGATCGACGTGGGCGCCCTCGACGCCGCCGTGATGGTCGGCTACCCGGGGACGATGGCCAGCGTCTGGCAGCGGGCGGGCCGGGCGGGGCGGGGCACCGGGGAGGCGCTCGCGGTGCTGATCGCGCTCGAGGACGCGCTCGACCAGTACCTGATGCGGCGACCGGCGTACTTCTTCGGGCGGCCGGTTGAGCACGCCACGGTGGACCCCGAAAACCCGTACATTCTCGCCGCCCACCTGCGCTGCGCCGCGGCCGAGCTTGCGCTTGCGCCGGTCGATGGGGCGCTGTTTGGGCCGCGCATGGTGGAAGTCGCGACCGCCCTCGATGGGCTCGGCGAGTTGGTGCGGCGCCGCGACAAGTGGCACCTGCGGAGCGGGACGTACCCGGCGCGGCACGTCGACATTCGGGCGGCGTCGGGCGACACCTACCGGATCGTCGAGGCGACATCGCGTCGGCTCATCGGCACCGTGGATGCCTCACGGGCCTTCGAGCAGGTGCACGCGGGGGCGATCTACCTGCACCAGGGCGAGGCCTACCGGGTGGCCCGGCTGGACTTGGAGGCGCGGCTCGCGCTCGTCGAGCGCAACGACGGCGGCTACTACACGGAGGCCCGCGTGCTCACGGATCTTGCGATCCTCGGGGAGCGGGCCTCGCGGCCGGCCGGCGGGGACACCGGTGCCGTCGCCTGTTTTGGGGACGTACGCGTCACGCAGCAGGTCGTCGAATACCGCCGCAAGCAACTCACGAGCGAGACGGTCCTCGGCGTGCATCCGCTCGACATGCCGGAGGAAGAACTGCGGACGACCGCGCTGTGGCTCGTCCTTCCGCCGTCACTCGCCCGCGACGTCGAGGACCGCGGGCTCGATCTCGCGGGCGGCATCCACGCCGTCGAGCACGCCGCGATCGGCCTGCTCCCGCTGTTTGCGATGTGCGACCGGTGGGACATCGGCGGGGTGAGCTACCCGGTGCACCCCGAGACCGGCCGCGCCACGATCTTCATCTACGACGGCTATCCCGGCGGCGTCGGCGTGACGGAGAAGGGGTATGAACTGCTGGACGGCCTGCTCGCCCGGACGCTCGAAGTGATCGACTCGTGTCCCTGCGAGGCCGGTTGTCCCTCCTGCATTCAGTCCCCGAAGTGCGGCAACCTGAACGAGCCGCTCGACAAGGGCGCGGCCGTGCTGCTCCTGCGCGCGCTCATCCGTGAGCCAAGCGCTTGA
- a CDS encoding type IV secretory system conjugative DNA transfer family protein, translated as MRPGARFARRSELRARLRPTEAAWFPLGYLPTWPRAVGAWRRLSDAPVPRLLRGPLLCLPNADLARHVLVTGLTGAHKTTALTLPVLLEAARAGVSVVAFDLKYAERDSLAGAAPEWWRNRRDVLVFAPLDSATLRWNPLAACRSFAAAYDFAVQLFPDGPSEEADPAYWTGAERHVCAVLAWALCSDEGGRSVSRLRALAEAGPEAVSAYARRHPQASNLALRLGAYRAMLPKDQAGILQGIAARLDPWADERVSRATVEGHPAGSWDEIDLARLRREPTLLLVGVPQAALPRLRVLCHVFMRTLAAFLLLPRGPEHTVPVLFVLEELPAWGPLPGLADHLATFRSRDVAIFATVQSDAQGEAVYGSAGWAAITANFVSKIYFPSLADPDAARLSRALGTAVVNQVSRSRGWGGAGRQESEQTRAIEVPLRRPESLQGVDAFEDEIVVRCPRLPPARLWCPPFHARPEYRALVPDVPPHTIDIAIRHRLVWQWRKTGRSSDCAPFSRPLLPVTAPLEPAPSPLGAVAAAPSSMAAAQSGDLEDDGVHDDRSILCAFVDALLDRGGADDPRVRVVCRGSRPAEARVDSALAFRLLGGGDRAQATIVRWAALRWVKRVRPVFVLERRALEILSRDLQDRLITVERMRS; from the coding sequence GTGCGCCCCGGTGCGCGGTTCGCGCGCAGGAGTGAACTGCGGGCCCGGCTCCGTCCGACGGAGGCCGCCTGGTTTCCGCTGGGATACCTCCCAACCTGGCCGCGCGCGGTCGGGGCGTGGCGACGGCTGTCGGACGCGCCGGTCCCGCGGCTTCTGCGGGGGCCGCTGCTCTGTCTCCCGAACGCGGATCTGGCCCGGCACGTTCTTGTGACGGGTCTTACCGGCGCGCACAAGACCACGGCGCTCACGCTGCCCGTTCTGCTCGAGGCGGCCCGCGCCGGCGTCTCCGTGGTGGCATTTGATCTGAAGTATGCCGAGCGCGACAGTCTTGCCGGTGCTGCACCCGAATGGTGGCGCAACCGCCGTGACGTGCTCGTCTTTGCGCCGCTCGACTCCGCCACACTGCGATGGAATCCGCTCGCGGCGTGCCGGTCGTTCGCCGCCGCATATGACTTCGCCGTACAGCTGTTTCCCGACGGTCCGAGCGAGGAAGCCGATCCTGCGTACTGGACGGGTGCGGAACGCCATGTCTGTGCGGTGCTGGCATGGGCGCTGTGCTCAGACGAGGGAGGCCGCTCCGTGAGCCGGCTTCGCGCCTTGGCCGAAGCCGGCCCTGAGGCGGTGTCCGCCTACGCCCGCCGCCACCCTCAGGCCTCCAATCTTGCGCTCCGCCTTGGCGCGTACCGTGCAATGCTGCCGAAGGATCAAGCGGGCATCCTGCAGGGCATTGCCGCGCGCCTTGACCCGTGGGCGGACGAACGCGTCTCGCGGGCGACCGTGGAGGGCCATCCCGCGGGATCGTGGGACGAGATCGATCTGGCGCGGTTGCGGCGTGAACCCACGCTGCTGCTTGTCGGCGTACCTCAGGCCGCGCTGCCCCGGCTCCGCGTATTGTGCCACGTGTTCATGCGCACGCTGGCCGCGTTTCTGCTGCTCCCCCGCGGACCGGAGCACACAGTTCCCGTGTTGTTTGTGCTTGAGGAGTTGCCTGCCTGGGGCCCGCTCCCGGGTTTGGCCGACCACCTCGCAACCTTTCGCAGCCGCGACGTGGCGATCTTTGCGACCGTGCAAAGCGACGCGCAGGGGGAGGCCGTATACGGATCGGCCGGGTGGGCGGCGATCACGGCCAACTTCGTCAGCAAGATTTATTTTCCGTCGTTGGCGGACCCGGATGCCGCGCGGCTGAGCCGTGCGCTCGGCACAGCGGTCGTCAACCAAGTGTCACGGAGTCGAGGGTGGGGAGGCGCGGGCAGACAGGAGAGCGAGCAGACGCGGGCCATCGAAGTGCCGCTGCGGCGTCCCGAGTCTCTCCAAGGTGTCGACGCATTCGAGGACGAGATCGTGGTCCGCTGTCCCCGGCTTCCGCCGGCGCGGTTGTGGTGTCCGCCGTTTCACGCGCGGCCTGAGTATCGTGCACTTGTCCCGGATGTCCCGCCGCACACGATCGACATCGCGATCCGGCACCGTCTCGTATGGCAGTGGCGCAAGACAGGGCGGTCGTCTGATTGCGCCCCGTTCTCGAGGCCGCTTCTCCCTGTGACGGCACCTCTGGAGCCAGCGCCGTCACCACTCGGGGCCGTCGCCGCCGCACCGTCGTCCATGGCAGCCGCCCAGTCAGGCGATCTGGAGGATGACGGCGTCCACGATGATCGATCGATACTTTGCGCGTTTGTTGACGCTCTCCTCGACCGCGGCGGCGCCGACGACCCCCGGGTGCGGGTGGTGTGCCGTGGCAGCCGGCCTGCCGAAGCTCGAGTCGATTCCGCCTTGGCATTCCGGCTCCTCGGCGGCGGTGACAGAGCCCAGGCGACGATAGTTCGATGGGCCGCGCTTCGTTGGGTCAAACGGGTGCGGCCCGTCTTTGTGCTCGAGCGGCGCGCTCTTGAAATCTTGAGCCGAGATCTACAAGATCGTTTGATCACCGTCGAGAGGATGCGATCGTGA